The Juglans microcarpa x Juglans regia isolate MS1-56 chromosome 2S, Jm3101_v1.0, whole genome shotgun sequence genome has a window encoding:
- the LOC121253702 gene encoding TSL-kinase interacting protein 1 yields the protein MKTTRQQNRKANVPSKRKADLGCTGAKKSTKRTGGRSFKPAAEGRCPDIRVERKCVSQTLIPYTKIKLQLFPIDESTRMGLEKDGHNPYLELTLSARKKISSVLKRLNCKWGGSSIALGEPMLFPYNALKNSSSYRRWTLNDNDISAGYVYEAIGSPSIFRLRYGWFSYTEPETFGKLSTSTPIQGFSQSEEKGCRTNKDGPDVEGNKTEVGSEVAVDAEVAIDADNVVNGPADPMDNEPKMDDGLGQSSALWTDSLTNISIGALLSEVSIQGKFSNSDPIIDGLTSISIGGLLSEASLQGKPNNCDPKSAGNDACLQMPQPTSDSFDAYIAAQTNCSQGPRSSTQDPHSSILDAEETCHAFPFQRFSSSEKDVLPLVGSAYPGSRGQDVGSESFNFPNAAEGNCQPVFPEDYACQESEIDLLFSSHTYHDESSLGLSGIKWTDSLGPFDLGLPHLSEAYLWNGII from the exons ATGAAAACTACTAGACAGCAAAACAGGAAGGCAAACGTTCCCTCAAAGCGCAAGGCAGACTTAGGTTGCACTGGAGCCAAGAAGTCCACGAAGAGAACTGGTGGGCGGAGTTTCAAACCTGCAG CTGAGGGAAGGTGTCCAGATATTCGAGTGGAAAGGAAATGCGTTTCACAAACACTTATTCCCTACACGAAGATCAAGTTGCAGCTTTTTCCAATAGATGAAAGCACTCGCATGGGATTGGAAAAG gATGGACATAATCCATACTTGGAACTTACTTTAAGTGCTCGAAAGAAGATTTCTTCGGTGCTTAAGCGCCTAAATTGCAAGTGGGGAGGTTCAAGTATTGCTCTAGGGGAGCCTATGCTTTTCCCATACAACGCACTAAAAAACTCGTCTAGTTACAGAAGATGGACGTTGAATGACAATGATATTAGTGCGGGATATGTCTATGAAGCTATTGGAAGCCCCTCAATTTTCCGCCTAAG GTATGGCTGGTTCTCTTATACCGAGCCTGAAACTTTTGGTAAGCTTTCTACATCAACTCCCATTCAGGGTTTTTCGCAATCTGAGGAGAAAGGTTGCAGAACTAATAAGGACGGTCCAGATGTCGAAGGGAATAAAACTGAGGTAGGAAGTGAAGTAGCTGTTGATGCTGAAGTAGCTATTGATGCTGACAACGTCGTGAACGGACCTGCGGATCCTATG GATAATGAACCGAAGATGGATGATGGCCTTGGACAATCATCAGCCCTGTGGACTGATAGTTTGACTAATATAAGCATTGGGGCCCTCCTCTCTGAAGTATCCATACAGGGCAAGTTCAGCAATTCTGATCCGATCATTGATGGTCTAACTTCTATAAGCATTGGAGGTCTCTTGTCTGAAGCATCACTACAGGGCAAACCCAATAACTGTGATCCAAAATCAGCTGGGAATGATGCATGCTTGCAGATGCCTCAACCAACATCTGATTCCTTTGACGCTTATATTGCTGCCCAAACAAATTGTTCTCAGGGTCCAAGGTCATCCACTCAAGACCCACACTCATCTATATTGGATGCTGAAGAAACGTGCCATGCGTTTCCTTTTCAAAGATTCTCGTCCTCAGAAAAGGATGTTCTGCCTTTGGTTGGAAGTGCTTATCCAGGGAGCCGTGGCCAGGATGTTGGTTCCGAGTCATTCAACTTTCCTAATGCAGCCGag GGCAACTGTCAACCTGTGTTTCCAGAAGATTATGCTTGTCAAGAATCTGAAATAGACCTGTTATTTTCTTCGCACACATATCATGATGAGAGCAGTCTTGGACTGTCAGGCATTAAATGG ACCGACTCTCTCGGACCCTTTGATCTTGGCCTACCCCACCTCTCAGAAGCTTATCTGTGGAACGGTATTATCTGA
- the LOC121253288 gene encoding uncharacterized protein LOC121253288, whose amino-acid sequence MGCALAKPPKYSPPRRIEKLKSENGYVGGGRPIDRNQLPKDSAAAVPINCQVEDKHIVGGVNAERRGGGDRVVVRDREEKSGNASKRVRSKKIGGDELVGGWPKWLVDNVSGDLLSGLVSKSADSYDKLAKVSILVILIRSFCY is encoded by the coding sequence ATGGGTTGTGCTCTGGCAAAGCCTCCCAAGTACTCTCCCCCTCGACGCATTGAGAAGTTGAAATCGGAGAATGGGTATGTTGGGGGAGGGAGACCCATTGATCGCAACCAGCTTCCGAAGGACTCAGCCGCTGCGGTGCCCATAAACTGCCAAGTCGAAGATAAGCATATTGTGGGTGGGGTGAATGCTGAAAGGCGCGGTGGGGGAGACAGGGTGGTTGTGAGAGACCGAGAGGAGAAGAGTGGAAATGCTTCGAAGAGGGTTCGGTCTAAGAAGATTGGAGGGGATGAGCTTGTGGGTGGGTGGCCTAAGTGGCTTGTTGATAATGTATCTGGAGATTTGCTGTCGGGTTTGGTTTCCAAGAGCGCCGATTCCTATGATAAACTTGCTAAGGTTAGTATATTGGTGATATTGATTAGATCCTTCTGTTATTAG